The Longimicrobium sp. genome contains a region encoding:
- a CDS encoding nucleotidyltransferase family protein has product MKIEVPRERIEEFCRKWHVSELALFGSVLRDDFRPDSDVDVLVTFEPGVRATFRSWLAMEDELRQLYGRPVDLVEKSSVTNPFRRHHILRNHAILYAA; this is encoded by the coding sequence ATGAAGATCGAGGTCCCGCGCGAGCGGATCGAGGAGTTCTGCCGGAAGTGGCACGTGAGCGAGCTGGCGCTTTTCGGCTCCGTGCTCCGCGACGACTTCCGCCCCGACAGCGACGTGGACGTGCTGGTGACGTTCGAGCCGGGCGTTCGGGCGACATTCCGCAGCTGGCTTGCCATGGAGGACGAGCTCAGGCAGCTGTACGGCAGGCCTGTCGACCTGGTGGAGAAGTCGTCGGTTACCAACCCGTTCAGGCGCCACCACATCCTGCGGAATCATGCAATCCTATACGCCGCCTGA
- the xerD gene encoding site-specific tyrosine recombinase XerD — translation MSPRASVEEGDDAGARRFLLEPFLDHLRFERGLAGNTLDAYRHDIVRMAAFARQAGRATPAEVTTADLRALLMELKDLGLAPSSIARNLSSIRTYFRFLLGEGEVTGDPSDRISMPRQWQRLPEALSVPEMEKLLEAPDLLQPLAWRDRAMLEFAYATGVRVSELIGVRVRDLHFDDQFVSVFGKGSKERLVPIGARAVGTVSIYLRETRPRLDRGKGEGRVFLNARGGPLTRMGVWKILREHVEAAGIGKRVTPHTLRHSFATHLLEGGADLLAVQEMLGHADVSTTQIYTHVDRNYLAQEHRAHHPREQQWEREAGAARAAKRKEG, via the coding sequence GTGAGCCCGCGCGCTTCGGTGGAGGAGGGGGACGACGCCGGCGCGCGCCGCTTCCTGCTGGAGCCGTTCCTGGACCACCTGCGCTTCGAGCGCGGGCTGGCGGGGAACACGCTGGACGCGTACCGCCACGACATCGTGCGGATGGCGGCGTTCGCGCGGCAGGCCGGCCGCGCCACGCCGGCGGAGGTGACGACGGCGGACCTGCGCGCGCTGCTGATGGAGCTGAAGGACCTGGGGCTCGCCCCCAGCTCCATCGCCCGCAACCTGTCGTCCATCCGCACCTACTTCCGCTTCCTGCTGGGCGAGGGGGAGGTGACGGGCGACCCCAGCGACCGCATCTCCATGCCCCGGCAGTGGCAGCGGCTGCCGGAGGCGCTGTCGGTGCCGGAGATGGAGAAGCTGCTGGAGGCGCCGGACCTGCTGCAGCCGCTGGCCTGGCGCGACCGCGCGATGCTGGAGTTCGCGTACGCCACCGGCGTTCGGGTGAGCGAGCTGATCGGGGTGCGCGTGCGCGACCTGCACTTCGACGACCAGTTCGTGAGCGTGTTCGGCAAGGGAAGCAAGGAGCGGCTGGTGCCCATCGGCGCGCGCGCGGTCGGCACGGTGTCCATCTACCTGCGCGAGACGCGGCCGCGGCTGGACCGCGGCAAGGGCGAGGGTCGCGTGTTCCTGAACGCCCGCGGCGGCCCGCTGACGCGGATGGGCGTGTGGAAGATCCTGCGCGAGCACGTGGAAGCCGCGGGGATCGGGAAGCGGGTGACGCCGCACACGCTGCGGCACTCGTTCGCCACGCACCTGCTGGAGGGCGGCGCCGACCTGCTGGCGGTGCAGGAGATGCTCGGCCACGCGGACGTGTCCACCACCCAGATCTACACGCACGTGGACCGCAACTACCTTGCGCAGGAGCACCGCGCCCACCACCCGCGCGAGCAGCAGTGGGAGCGCGAGGCGGGCGCGGCACGCGCGGCGAAGCGGAAGGAGGGGTGA